AGACCCAGTGAAATGTACTACCTAGGGGAATCATCTGGAGGTTATCTGATAAAATGAAGTATGTTGTATCCTGTAGTCTGTcccgggaggggggggggtctcataataaaaaagagttacagttcaaaaaaaaaagatttatctacgTCATTgtgtggagagatgactcagcagttgagCACTCACtgatcttctagaggacccaggctctctccccagaacccacatggaggctcactcTCCTTGGCCACAGAGGGCATtagacatgcacagacatacacagaggcaaaacaccaatacatataaaataataattaaaataaaaagtattttatctaTGATATATTATGCTAGATACATGATTTCTATCTGTTGCTGAGTAAAATTCCATTATATGGAGATTGCACGGTTAATTGATGAGGTGTATTTGGATGGTGCATCTGTTGTACGGGTACACCACAGCTAATTCATCTAGAtacctattttcttttccttttgaaatagagtctttctatgtagttctggctgtcctggaactttctgtgtagaccagatggccttgaattccaagttctgcctgcctcacgtttcaagtgctgggatgaactGCAGGATCCAGGACACTCACCTGTTCCTGTTCACCCATTGAAGTGTATTATAGTTtgtaaattactttttaaaaaacagatgtggggctggtgagatggctcagtgggtaagagcacccgactgctctttcgaaggtccagagttcaaatcccagcaaccacatggtggctcacaaccatctgtaacaagatctgacgccctctcctcagagtgtctgaagacggctacagtgtacttacatataataaataaataaatctttaaaaaaaaacagatgtatttatttatcatatgtaactacactgtagccgtcttcagacacaccagaagagggcatcagatctcattacagatggttgtgagccacatgtggttgctgggatttgaactcaggacctctggaagagcacccagtgctcttaactgctgagccatctctccagccctgtaaattacttttgagacaaagtctggcTAGGTAACCCAGCCTGACATCAAACTCATGGCTATGGTCCTCAGTCTCTCACTGAGCTCTGGGGCTACAGAAGTATACCAAGCTTGAATCTTCCCCAAAGAGCCACACGTGGAAGGTTTGGTTCCCCCAGTTCACGGCACTTCTTACTAGGAGGACAGAAGCTCTAGGATGTGGGACCTTCTAAGGCAAGGTCACTGGGCAACTGTTCTTGCAGGGGACAATTCCTGGACAACTCAGGTCCTGGACcgtcctcttcttcttttctcatgTGCCATGAGAGTTTCATAGCATGGATTGAACAAATATCCTCTGACATAGGCTCCAACCAGAGTGGAACAACCATGAGCTGAAACCTGAAGCCATGACACTCACTAAGCTTTCCTTTGGACAGCTGTCTGAGGTGTCCTGTCATGGGAGTGGAACACTGACTAATATAAAATACATCTGCACTGTTGCAGGTCATAAAACTGCCATAAACCGCCGCACAATCCTGCTTTGCAGACAGACATCTTCCTATCAGTTGCTCAACACCCATTTTCTGGGTCATTGTGGTAAGACTATGATTTGGGAAGGAGCTGCTGGGGTATCTTCTGCAGTGGCTGCACCATGTTGCCTCCCCACCAAATGAGCAGAAGAGTTCATACCACCGATGCCTCTGTCAGCCGCTGGTGAGGGTCAGTTACCTTAACGAGGTGTAGAGGCATCTCTCTGCTTGTGAATCCATTCAGTTGTTCAACACTCTAGTGTGAAACTTTACAAACATAAAGTGGGCGGTGAGCCtcgcctttaacagctgagctgtctcttcagccctAAAACTTTACAAACATAACGTGGGGagaaatatacagaaatacaaattggagccagcaaaatggctcagtgggtaatgggGCTTGCTACCAAACTTGACgacctgagtttgttttctgGGACCCACACAGCAGAAGAATCAAACAACCACCCGAGTCCTCTATGCTGTCTTCCAATCACTACACATACACCATGGCACATGCAGTCACACACAGAGCCCAATGACAcacatgataaaaaacaaaaaaccaaaaaaatccaaaacacaaaaaccaaaaatataacaaaaaagtttttgttttgttttgttttctaaatttgaaagggagatagctcagtggtcagGAGTGCCTACCactccagaggccctgagttcaatccccagcagccatgtcgggtggctcacaactgcctggagcTCCAACTCCAGGGAGTGTGTCATCCTCTTAGGAACTCCTCAGGTacctgccctgccctgcacataccactcagacacacagacatgcacataattaaaaatagaacactTTGTTTTAAAGTAAAGGAAAAGCAATGTCAGCTATTCACAtaaagttacagatggctgttgaCTATCAGCCTGTGAGGTGAACGTAGTCTGTGGGTCTCACTTCCTAGCCTTTGATCTGGAGGACGCCATACCGGAAGGTCCCCTAATTGCACAGAGAAGCCAGGTGACTCACACTGTGAGCCaagcttgagaggcagaggcaagagcgCTCCTGCGAGTTCTGCTTAGCTGGAGCTGTAGAGCAAAATCGCGTCTCAGAACCAAACCTACACAAACCCCAGGGGCTGGGCTGAGTGCTTAGTCTGCAAGCActaagatctgagtttgagtccctaGTTGAATACCGATgtaaaaaaagccaggcatagttgAGTGATCCTGTGACCCCAAAATTTAGGGGGTAGAGttggggctccctggccagccaggctagctgAAATGTGAGTTTCTGGTTCAATGGCATACGCCAACTCAAGGCAGAGGGGCAAACAGCAGTAGATGAGAACACCGGATACTCTCTTCTCTGGTCTTCTCACTCCTCAGTCATTCACATGGACTTGCACCCACACATTCccacacatgtaacacacacacacacacacacacacacacacacacactgaggctgGGGAAGGGTTCCCCTGACAAACAGGCCAAGAGGCCTTTGCCAGCTTCCCCCGAGTGATCAGAGTCTGGTCTTTAGTAGGCAGGCTGCAGCTGTCTGCTCTAACCTCCTTCAGGACACACCCTGTTCCTCAGGGAGGATCCACTCTGGAAAGAAGAGGAACATCTAGATCGCTTCAGTGTGTTCAGCCCACTCTCACCTCCCCAGATGTTCAGAGCTGGATGCCGGTGTGTTCCCTTAAGCTCACATGTGCACCCCTACTTCCCCCTGTGGCTGAATCTGGAGGTAGGTCCCTAAGGAAAAAGTGAAAATTAAAGGTCAAAGGACAGGGCCCTTATGTAGAAACACTGTGTGAGGCCGGGAAGAAAGCCCACAGCAGGGACCCAGGACGCTGGTACTCCAACCTCAGACTTTTAGCCCCTAAGCTGTGCAAAAATAATCTCAATTTAAACTATTCAGTccatggtgttttgtttcctttggatATTACTCAACCCCAAGCAATGAACATATGGAGCAAGGGAGAAAGCAGGAAGGCTTAAGGCTGAAAGGAGGGGAACTGAGACATTCCTGAACGGAGTGTTTTACAGTAGCTCCTCTTCACACACTCCCACCCACCTACTGGAGTCTTTCCCACCATGCAGTCCTGCTGGCACACATGGGGGTTGTCTTGGGTGACCTGACCGGggcacttttatttttgtttatttgggatAGGCTGGTGTTGAGTTCTTGATCCTCCAGCCTCCTTGAGGTTACACACTCTCACCGCCATCCCAGGGCCTTAATTGTGAATTAGAGAATTCTAAAAAGGCATGATTAAAtgccaggttttgttttttttgtttgtttgtttgtttttttgtttttaatttgagatttgtttgggttttttttaaagatttatttactttatatatcttgagaacactgtagctgtcctcagacacaccagaagagggcactggatcccactacagatggttgtgagccaccatgtggttgctaggaattgaactcaaaacttttggaagagcagtcagtcttaaccactgaactatctcttcagccttttggtttgttttttaatagtcttttaaaaggagatttatgggctggagagatggctcagcggttaagagcactgattgctcttccagaggtcccgagttcaaatcccagcaaccacatggtggctcacaaccatctgtaacaagacctgattccctctcctggtgtctgaagacagctacagtgtacttacatataataaataaaataagtctttaaaaaaaaaaacagggagatTTATTTAGCTGggagtggtagtgcatgccttcaaTCAAAGCattcaggaagaagagagaggatctctgtgagtttaaggccagcctggcctacatattgagttccaggttagctagAGCTagatagtgagaccctttctcagaaaaaaaaaaaaaaaaaaagtctagggtGTTTTCTCTGACTGTACGTTTGTGTACTACCTGCTTGCTAGGTGCCCACTGAGAACAGAAAGAGATATTGGGCCCCCTGGAaatgcagttacagatggttctgaggcACTTTATGTAAATGCTTAGAAttctaacctgggtcctctggaggagcagcctgtcctcttacctgctaagccatctctgcagtcgcttttttaaaaagtgagttgaGGGCTAAAGCAGCAGTTctgcagacatatatgcagacaaaacactcgtatacataaaatagttttattttaattttaaagtgaaTTGATTTCAAGGAAATAGGAACTAGATGGCCAGACCCAGGTGGGAGTTTCATTAATGACGTCAGAACAATAATCAACCATGCTTCAACCCATATGGGGCTGGCTCTCATCTCTATTTCTCTACCCACTTCCAAGTTTACTTTCCAGGTATTACTGTCTTCATGTTTCATGAGAAAACGGAAACCTATTAGGGCAAGAAACTGGCGTGTGACTGTAATCCTTTAGCATTTCCGAGACAAgagcatcaggaattcaaggtcaccctcccCTACCCGGAGAGTTCGAGTTCTgactgggctacttgagaccttgtctcaatctCATCCCACCCGCCAAAAAGAGTCCAGGAGGAAACCATTAATGAGGTGTTGAGATTCCAGCCAAGGGTCTTGACCAGGGTCCTGACTTGACCTAACGCAATTCTTGATCTATGATGCTCTATCATTGTCTGTGGAGAGAGTAGGGGACTTAGGGTTCAGTGTCGAGCAGCGTCGTTGGCTGCCTTGGACCCACCTGCCTAGACCGAAGATTCAAACCAATCCAGAGAAGGAGCTTGGTAATGACTTTGGTGAGGGAACCGTTGCCATGGGAACAAATACAGGCCTGAGGCGCGCACATGCGCACAGCCGAAGGGGGGGGGACACGGAACCAGTGAAAGGTGACGTAAAACGCTCGGGGTAGGGCGGAGTGCTCACACTGTGGGAGCCGTGGCCTTGGGAGTTCTGAGCGGAGGGAAGTCGCGAAGCGGTGAGGACGAAGTGTGTTCGGCGGCCCGCCACACACCACCGGAGCAAACCGCGGGGACCAGACTGGCCCGCTGCCGAGGCCCCGCCTCTTGGACCTCGGGACTAATCGGATTGAAAGCGCGCCGGCCCCGGGCCCCGAACTCGCCAATTGAGGAGGACGACTGTCACCGCCCAATCCGGGGCAGACAGGTGCGAGGTCCGGAAGGTGGAGGCCAATCGGCAGCGGTTGCGCCCTGCGGGGGCAAGATTCAGCCAATGAGGAGGCTCGAGTGACAGCTGAGCGCGCCAATCGAGAGTGAGGACCGATCGTGCCCGCCCACCCTTCCGGCCGGAGCTCTATTTACCAGGGGCGTGCAGCTCGCTTGCCAATCAGAGTGCGGCTGAGCTGCCGGACAGCCAACCCCAGAGGAGCGGCCGGCTGGCGGCCGCCGCACTGAGGAGTTGGGATGTCCTACAAACCTATCGCGCCCGCCCCCAGCAGTACCCCGGGCTCCAGCACCCCCGGGCCAGGCACCCCGGTCCCTACAGGTGAGGCTCCAACTCCATCCTTGTTCGCCTTGTCCGGGCAGTCGAGGTCTTGGAGAGAAACCGCTCGAGTTTTGCAATCCGGGGCCTGCTAGACGAGCCTGGCTCAGCCTCAGTTTGCTGGCCTGAGAAGTGGGCGTGGTCACGTAGAGCTTGTAGGTGGAGCGCAGGGGGGAGGAGTGTGTCTCCGAAGTTGTTCAGAGTGGAATGAAGAAGCATGCCGTTGGAGGTTAGTCAAGGGAACAGTCCTGGGCTTGGAAATCTGTGACGAGGCCCTTGTCACACTCTGACCTCTTGCTGGTGTCGTTGCAGCCGGGAGTGTCCCATCGCCATCGGGCTCAGTGCCAGGAGCTGCCGCACCTTTCAGACCGCTGTTTAACGACTTTGGTCCGCCCTCCATGGGGTATGTACAGGTGAGTGTGGCCAAGAGCTTGCTTATGGCTGAGGACAGGAGATCCCCTCGGGGTCTGAGATCACgtctgtattttcttttgacaCAGGCGATGAAGCCACCTGGTTCCCAGGGCTCTCAGAGCACCTACACGGACCTGCTGTCTGTCATAGAGGAGATGGGCAAAGAGATCCGGCCCACCTATGCTGGTAGCAAGAGTGCCATGGAGCGCCTGAAGAGAGGTAAGTGAAGCCACAGGCCTGCCCTTGCTCTGCCCAGGACACAGACACTGAACTTTAAGACAGTTCAGTAAGGATGGAGGATATCTAGAGTCAGGACAGGACATTTGGGCCAGCCTCGATTGGAACAGAACGTGTACCTAAGGAGGGGTTTTAAATGaacttttccattttcaaatGAGTCTGTTTCCAAGAAGGTGCCTGGGAACTCGGATTAGCCAACCCTTAATCCCATCCATCCTCATTAGATTAGAGGTGCTCTTGCTGAACCATGGAGCGGTGGGGGAGTGTCTGCTCTGAAGGGTGGCTGTGGACTGTTTCTGGGGCCCTGTTTATTACTTCCCCATCCTCACCGCACCCCAGGCATCATCCACGCTCGGGCACTAGTCAGAGAGTGCTTGGCAGAGACAGAACGCAATGCCCGCACGTAACAGGAAGCACCTTGACCTCCTCGCCGGGACCTTTCTGGCCACTGCAGAGCGCCTGCTTCTCCCTGGCCTTCGCGCCCCAAGTTGCTTCCTATCCTGGGCTTCCTGTCCTGTGTCCCTTAGTGGGCACCCTCCAGGAACCAGGTAGCAGATCTTCGTCCAGTTGGCTGTACAAACTGGTCTCCTCCCTCTGTGGGAGTGCTGGGAGGCCACTGGGAGTCCCTTCCATGACCTGCTCACAGTGCTGATCTGACGGGAGCTTGCTCCTCTCTGTGGCCCCACCACACAGCACTTACTCCTTAACTCTTAGCCCAGGCCACCTCCTGCCTCTTCAACAGGAGTGCAGAAGACCTTCCTGCCTCATCTCTGGGGCCACAGCCGACTCTTTTTTTGGTGTGTCTTTTACTAAATATGTCCTTTTTGTATAAATAAAAGATGCTTTGGAGTCATTCTCTCAGCCTTTCTGTGTGTGGTTCCTCTGGGGAAGCCTGAGTGGGCAGAGGGGAAGGGCAGAGCAGGAACTGGGAAGGGCGCTTGAACCGAGCTTTGCCTTCCCATCTTGTCCATTGCTACCTCCAGCTCTGCGCCTTGCAGCTGAAGGCCAGACAGAACACCAATGATGTCTGCATAAGGAGGTGCCACCAGGGGGCAGCGTAGGGCTTGGCTGCCTTCACAGCTGGAGGCACTATTGGACAGCCGGAGCCTAAAGGGCCCTTCCTGTAGATTGGCAGGCATGCCTGGCAGGGTGGAAATACCAGTTCACTTAAGCCTCTCCCGTGAACGTCCTAATGCCCCTACACCAGCTCCGCTTTAAAACCATCCTTGGAAGGCTCTAAATACACCGGGTCCCTGACTCCTAAGGGAGGCAGTTAGAGgctccttcccccccacccccagcaccttGGCTTGATGCTGCTATCCACTGTCCTGACAACTTCCACAAGGCTGGGTGTGGCTCCATGAGCCAGCCCCGGGTGTCTCGGCCTTTGTACAGAGTCGGAGCAGTTAGATGGGTGTCCAAATTTGAGAACCTAGCAAACATAGTAGGGAAGGACTTGGGCTTCATTAAGGGGATGGCCTCTACCTGGGCATGTAGCTAAGTAACCGTGAAATGCCAACCTAGGCAGAGGCAATTGAGAACTTCCAAATTCTGGCTAACTTTGGGGTACAACATTTCCTCTAACCTGGGCTCCCCCTAGGTCAAATCCCACCTCTTCAAAGCACACAGGAGGGCTGCCCTGACTGGGCCTGGGTGGGAAATGAAACCAAGAATTCTTGGGGTGTCCAGACAGCACAGAAATAAAGAACTGGAATTTGGGGCCCGGCCTCTTCCCCGTCTGTCTTGGAGAAGGAAAGCAGGGGCCAGCCTTGCTGCGCCGCGGGCGGGGCTGCCCCGACCCTGCCGGGGTGGGGAGGACCAGCCGGGCCCAGGAAAGGGGCGGGGCAGCTGCAGTGACGCGGCGGGGAGGGACAGCAGGGGCGCCGGCGGGCAGACCGGGAAAAAGGTCGGGGCTATGGGCCGGCTCCGCGCCTCCAGAGGGTCGGGCTCCATCTGGAAACCGAGGCCGGGACTGGGGGCACAACGGACTCCCACCTTGGGGTCGACCACCCCTGCCCCGGTTGGGTGAGGGGCGCCCACCAGAAGCTAGAGGTGAGCGGGGACGTCGGTGAGCGGGCGGGTCAAGAGCACGTCTGGCGACAGGGACAAGGAGCTGAGGGAAGTGAGGACAGAGGGCCTCTCGCCTGCCCGCTGGGTgcaaggtgggggtggaggggtgtcTGCAGCGGAACTGTGGCGCCATGCCGGGACGCAGGTGGGCAGAGTGGGCCTCCCAGGGCGGAGGCCAGAGGGATACCAGTGGACCGCTCCTACACCAGCCTGGAATGGGCAACCTCGTGGGAAGATGATGGGGTGGCTGTAAGGACGAATGGAAACTCAGCGAAAACCAAGGGTACATACAGTTCAGGAACCGGGTACCTTCTAGGGTGGTAAAAGCAGGTTTTGGGAGGGGGGGACGGacggaggttttgttttgtttttttcttctggcACCGTAAGGTAAGTTAGTATTAGCAGAGTTGCAGAGGCCCATTGGGGGTCGCTTCCTGAAAGATATCTTGGCGGACAAGGGTCTAGGTGAACGTCTAGGAGTGGAGTACACAGAACCCCACCGACTTCAGGGGATGAAATGGTGAAGGGGGCGGGTCCCTAAGGTTCTGGTCTTGGAAGCCAGGCGCGGCCCGGAGGGATGCTGTTTCGGGATGCGACCTCGGTGCAGACGCGAGGATGGCCTTGCGGCGTGTCGGCTCGCGTCCGCCGCTCTGGGGGGCCCGCGTCAGCGCGCGGTTGCCATGACGACAGGCAGGCGGGGGGCGGGGGCTGCGTGGAAAAGAGGTCAGCTCTGAGCCTTTCTACTGCTCTGGGCTCCGCGGTGCGGGAGGCAACACTGGGTTCGCCTCTGCCTCCCCCGCGGCGGGCCCGGCCATGGGGTTCCGCGGCCCGAGCCCCTCCGCAGGCGTGCAGGGCTCAGTACCGCGCACCACCGTCCT
This genomic stretch from Mus musculus strain C57BL/6J chromosome 19, GRCm38.p6 C57BL/6J harbors:
- the Cdk2ap2 gene encoding cyclin-dependent kinase 2-associated protein 2 gives rise to the protein MSYKPIAPAPSSTPGSSTPGPGTPVPTAGSVPSPSGSVPGAAAPFRPLFNDFGPPSMGYVQAMKPPGSQGSQSTYTDLLSVIEEMGKEIRPTYAGSKSAMERLKRGIIHARALVRECLAETERNART
- the Cdk2ap2 gene encoding cyclin-dependent kinase 2-associated protein 2 isoform X1, yielding MKKHAVGAGSVPSPSGSVPGAAAPFRPLFNDFGPPSMGYVQAMKPPGSQGSQSTYTDLLSVIEEMGKEIRPTYAGSKSAMERLKRGIIHARALVRECLAETERNART